One window of the Sparus aurata chromosome 17, fSpaAur1.1, whole genome shotgun sequence genome contains the following:
- the mc2r gene encoding adrenocorticotropic hormone receptor — protein sequence MNATTVNQSDCPEVEVPVPVFFIIGAVSLAENLLVVVAVIWNRNLHSPMHCFICSLAAFNTIASLTKSCETLMILFADVGQLEKKGSSEKKLDDVMDSLLCMSFVGSIFSFLAIAVDRYITIFHALRYHNIMTMQRTGAILGVIWTTCGVSAVLMVQFFESTFIIICFVVFFILSLAIICFLYVYMFMLARIHARKIASLSNSGWGRGRHQWWRGNSMRGVLTLTILFGAFVVCWAPFFVHLIIIMVCPLNPYCECYRSLFQLHVVLLMSHALIDPAIYAFRMAELRHTFRKMLCLDWRRC from the exons ATGAATGCTACAACAGTGAACCAGTCGGACTGCCCTGAGGTGGAGGTCCCTGTCCCAGTCTTTTTCATCATTGGTGCAGTGAGCCTGGCTGAGAACCTGCTGGTAGTGGTGGCCGTCATATGGAACAGGAACCTCCACTCGCCCATGCACTGCTTCATCTGCAGCCTGGCAGCCTTCAACACCATCGCCAGCCTCACCAAAAGCTGCGAGACCCTGATGATTCTGTTTGCTGACGTAGGACAGCTGGAGAAGAAAGGATCCTCGGAGAAGAAGCTGGATGATGTGATGGACTCCCTGCTGTGTATGTCGTTTGTGGGCTCCATTTTCAGTTTCCTGGCTATCGCTGTGGATcg tTACATCACCATCTTCCATGCACTTCGATACCACAACATCATGACAATGCAGCGGACAGGGGCCATCTTGGGCGTCATTTGGACGACATGCGGGGTGTCAGCTGTGCTCATGGTGCAATTCTTCGAATCCACCTTCATCATTATCTGCTTTGTTGTCTTCTTCATTCTCTCCTTGGCAATAATCTGCTTCCTCTACGTCTACATGTTCATGCTGGCACGCATCCATGCCAGGAAGATcgcttctctgtccaacagcgGCTGGGGGAGGGGTCGTCATCAGTGGTGGCGGGGGAATAGCATGAGAGGGGTGCTGACTCTCACCATCCTGTTCGGAGCGTTCGTGGTGTGTTGGGCACCGTTTTTTGTccacctcatcatcatcatggtgTGCCCCTTGAACCCGTACTGCGAGTGTTACCGATCCCTGTTCCAGCTGCATGTGGTGCTACTGATGAGCCACGCCCTTATTGACCCGGCCATCTACGCCTTCCGCATGGCTGAGCTGAGGCACACCTTCAGGAAGATGCTTTGTTTGGACTGGAGGCGTTGCTGA